A DNA window from bacterium contains the following coding sequences:
- a CDS encoding ABC transporter ATP-binding protein, whose amino-acid sequence MAFLDLNAINTYYGRSHILFDVSLSIEKGEVVSLIGRNGAGKSTTFRSIIGLTPPQTGEVIFKGERISGMRAFRICRKGVGFVPEDRRCFPDLTVRDNLEVAARREKEVAAPWTIDRIYALFPRLQEREKNLGSQLSGGEQQMLTIGRTLMTNPEVLLLDEPSEGLAPLVVALLAEMILRIREEGVTVLLAEQNLHFCAKVSDRAFVIDKGSVKYEGTMKELLGNDEIKEKYLAV is encoded by the coding sequence ATGGCGTTTCTCGACCTGAACGCGATCAACACCTATTACGGCCGGAGCCACATCCTGTTCGACGTCTCCCTCTCCATCGAAAAGGGGGAGGTGGTGAGCCTCATCGGCCGGAACGGCGCCGGGAAGAGCACCACCTTCCGCTCGATCATCGGGCTCACCCCGCCGCAGACGGGCGAGGTGATCTTCAAGGGGGAGCGGATCTCCGGGATGCGGGCCTTCCGGATCTGCCGGAAGGGGGTCGGCTTCGTCCCCGAAGACCGGCGATGCTTTCCGGACCTGACGGTCCGGGACAACCTGGAGGTCGCCGCAAGGAGGGAGAAGGAGGTCGCCGCGCCCTGGACGATCGACCGGATCTACGCCCTCTTCCCGCGGCTGCAGGAGCGGGAGAAGAACCTCGGGAGCCAGCTCTCCGGCGGGGAGCAGCAGATGTTGACCATCGGCCGCACGCTGATGACGAACCCCGAGGTGCTCCTCCTCGACGAGCCGTCGGAAGGGCTGGCGCCGCTGGTCGTGGCCCTGCTGGCGGAGATGATCCTCCGGATCCGCGAGGAGGGGGTGACGGTCCTCCTCGCGGAGCAGAACCTGCACTTCTGCGCCAAGGTTTCGGACCGCGCCTTCGTGATCGACAAGGGATCGGTGAAGTACGAGGGGACGATGAAGGAACTCCTGGGCAACGACGAGATCAAGGAAAAGTACCTTGCCGTCTGA